A genome region from Brachymonas denitrificans includes the following:
- a CDS encoding carbonic anhydrase: protein MKHSIDHLLEGFKRFQHQHFGDDGGIFDTLRDGQHPSTLVIGCCDSRVHPPMLMDSAPGDVFTVRNVANLVPPNEPDNPHASVAAALEFAVLSLEVQHVIVLGHSSCGGIRALMQRSTLPDSALGRWLRIAEPARRFVCTHHAGVSQEKQLALAERAAVLVSLENLLSYPWVAERVQQCTLTLHGWYFDMHSGSLWGYDTDARQFLPLVCPLERAREAQRRTMIAA, encoded by the coding sequence ATGAAACACTCGATCGACCATCTGCTCGAAGGCTTCAAGCGCTTCCAGCACCAGCATTTCGGCGACGATGGCGGCATTTTCGACACCCTGCGCGACGGCCAGCACCCCAGCACGCTGGTAATCGGCTGCTGCGATTCGCGCGTGCATCCACCGATGCTGATGGATTCCGCGCCGGGCGATGTGTTTACCGTGCGCAATGTGGCCAATCTGGTGCCGCCCAACGAGCCGGACAACCCGCATGCCAGCGTGGCGGCGGCGCTGGAGTTTGCCGTGCTCAGCCTGGAGGTGCAGCACGTGATCGTGCTGGGCCATTCGAGTTGCGGCGGCATCCGCGCGCTGATGCAGCGCAGCACCCTGCCGGACAGCGCGCTCGGGCGCTGGCTGCGCATTGCCGAGCCGGCGCGGCGCTTTGTGTGCACGCACCACGCGGGCGTCTCGCAGGAGAAGCAACTGGCGCTGGCCGAACGCGCTGCCGTGCTGGTATCGCTGGAAAACCTGCTCTCTTACCCCTGGGTGGCCGAGCGCGTGCAGCAGTGCACGCTCACGCTGCACGGCTGGTATTTCGACATGCACAGCGGCTCGCTCTGGGGCTATGACACCGATGCGCGCCAGTTCCTGCCGCTGGTCTGCCCGCTGGAGCGCGCCCGTGAAGCACAGCGGCGCACTATGATCGCAGCATGA
- a CDS encoding type IV pili methyl-accepting chemotaxis transducer N-terminal domain-containing protein, with translation MNLDQLPSRHSLSTKLLVLSVLWLVVAMVSIGFTLLLSWKLEGGAAAINDAGSLRMRTYRTVMLLSQNESPAVVEEQRRLFQTTLDRLIAGDPARPLFLPDTPEVHAQAAWIREHWQLRMVPLLQPGQLQSNGAQLLDREADAFVDGIDRLVRLIEIDNARNTSMLRVFQLVLIGMATVGALSMMYLLYILVILPVNQLHQGMQRLSQGDLGSRVDLDRQDEFGALSDGFNQMADRLQGLVQTMEQQVRDKTRELESNNRQLTALYQVTAFLHQSQDLEQTCEGFLQQVMQLTGASAGAVRLLDSERGKIDAVVQIGLPDTLLTQQECSRVNACYCGQSVQTGETVLRRIDRMEHTVPLLPSLPCQNAGFDAVSVFQIRASQQDLGIFTLFFRDGEQPGEEARQLLEALGSHLGVAIANTRLAARDRQLAVMEERNLMAQGLHDSIAQSLSFLNLQVQMLEAAVAAGEQEQARENLAFIRAGVQESYDDVRELLLNFRVRISKEELPEAVQTLLSRFEAQTGVHTSLDMGGDGLPLDPQQQLQVIFILQEALSNVRKHAQADSVAVTIRNDDDFVMSIADNGRGIDADEMEARRERHVGLSIMQERARRIHASVTITRQAAGGTLVSLLLPQKERIAT, from the coding sequence ATGAACCTCGACCAGCTCCCCAGCCGCCACAGCCTGAGCACCAAACTGCTGGTGCTCTCGGTGCTGTGGCTGGTGGTCGCCATGGTGTCCATCGGCTTCACGCTGCTGCTGTCGTGGAAGCTGGAAGGGGGCGCCGCCGCCATCAACGATGCCGGCAGCCTGCGCATGCGCACCTACCGCACCGTGATGCTGCTGAGCCAGAACGAATCTCCCGCGGTGGTGGAGGAGCAGCGTCGCCTGTTCCAGACCACGCTCGACCGCCTGATCGCCGGCGACCCGGCACGGCCGCTGTTCCTGCCCGACACGCCCGAGGTGCATGCGCAGGCCGCCTGGATCCGCGAGCACTGGCAACTGCGCATGGTGCCCTTGTTGCAGCCCGGACAGCTGCAAAGCAACGGCGCCCAGCTGCTGGACCGCGAGGCCGATGCCTTCGTCGACGGCATCGATCGTCTGGTGCGGCTGATCGAGATCGACAATGCGCGCAACACCTCCATGCTGCGCGTATTCCAGCTGGTGCTGATCGGCATGGCCACGGTGGGCGCGCTGAGCATGATGTACCTGCTCTACATCCTGGTGATCCTGCCGGTGAACCAGTTGCACCAGGGCATGCAGCGCCTGAGCCAGGGCGACCTGGGCAGCCGCGTGGATCTGGACCGGCAGGACGAATTCGGCGCGCTGTCGGACGGCTTCAACCAGATGGCGGACCGCCTGCAGGGGCTGGTGCAGACCATGGAGCAGCAGGTACGCGACAAGACACGGGAACTGGAATCGAACAACCGGCAGCTCACGGCGCTGTACCAGGTGACGGCATTCCTGCACCAGTCGCAGGATCTGGAGCAGACCTGCGAGGGCTTTCTGCAGCAGGTGATGCAGCTGACCGGCGCCAGCGCCGGCGCCGTGCGCCTGCTCGACAGCGAACGCGGCAAGATCGACGCGGTGGTGCAGATCGGCCTGCCCGACACCCTGCTCACGCAACAGGAATGCTCGCGCGTGAATGCCTGCTACTGCGGCCAGAGCGTGCAGACCGGCGAAACCGTGCTGCGCCGTATCGACCGCATGGAGCACACGGTGCCGCTGCTTCCCAGCCTGCCCTGCCAGAATGCGGGGTTTGACGCGGTCTCGGTGTTCCAGATCCGTGCCAGCCAGCAGGATCTGGGCATCTTCACGCTGTTCTTCCGCGATGGCGAGCAGCCGGGCGAGGAAGCCCGGCAGCTGCTGGAAGCATTGGGCAGCCATCTGGGCGTAGCCATCGCCAATACGCGCCTGGCCGCCCGCGACCGACAACTCGCCGTGATGGAAGAGCGCAACCTGATGGCCCAGGGCCTGCACGACAGCATTGCGCAGTCGCTCTCCTTCCTCAACCTGCAGGTGCAGATGCTGGAAGCGGCGGTGGCCGCCGGCGAGCAGGAGCAGGCGCGGGAGAACCTCGCCTTCATCCGCGCCGGCGTGCAGGAAAGCTACGACGACGTGCGCGAACTGCTGCTCAACTTCCGCGTGCGCATCAGCAAGGAGGAATTGCCGGAGGCGGTGCAGACCCTGCTGTCGCGCTTCGAGGCGCAGACCGGGGTGCACACCTCGCTCGACATGGGCGGCGACGGATTGCCGCTGGATCCGCAGCAGCAGTTGCAGGTGATCTTCATCCTGCAGGAGGCGCTGTCGAACGTGCGCAAGCATGCACAGGCCGACAGCGTGGCCGTTACCATCCGTAACGACGACGATTTCGTCATGAGCATCGCCGACAATGGCCGCGGCATCGATGCGGACGAGATGGAGGCGCGCCGCGAGCGCCACGTGGGCCTGTCCATCATGCAGGAGCGTGCCCGCCGCATCCACGCCAGCGTTACCATTACCCGGCAGGCAGCAGGCGGCACCCTGGTGTCGCTGCTGCTGCCCCAGAAAGAACGGATAGCGACATGA
- a CDS encoding response regulator: protein MPADTPPLRILLVDDHTLFRSGLKALLQRQGDFEVVGEAGDGLEGVKLAEQLKPDAVLLDLDMPIMHGRDALAQILSSQPELAVLMLTVSEDGEDLAECMRLGARGYLLKNIHADFLLGSIRRAVEGDSVLSPEMTAKLVQRLRAPAPVQQPSEYESLTPRERETLAWLAQGASNKQIARTLDVAESTIKVHVQNILRKLGLQSRVQAAVYAVEHGFDKTDRGG from the coding sequence ATGCCCGCAGACACCCCGCCGCTGCGCATTCTGCTGGTGGACGACCATACCCTGTTCCGCAGCGGACTCAAGGCCCTGCTGCAGCGCCAGGGCGATTTCGAGGTTGTGGGCGAGGCTGGCGACGGGTTGGAAGGCGTGAAGCTCGCCGAACAGCTCAAACCCGATGCCGTGCTGCTCGACCTGGACATGCCCATCATGCACGGGCGCGATGCGCTGGCGCAGATTCTCAGTTCGCAGCCGGAACTGGCGGTGCTGATGCTGACCGTCTCGGAAGATGGCGAGGATCTGGCCGAATGCATGCGTCTGGGCGCGCGTGGCTACCTGCTCAAGAACATCCATGCCGATTTTCTGCTGGGCAGCATCCGCCGTGCGGTGGAAGGCGACAGCGTGCTCTCGCCCGAGATGACGGCCAAGCTGGTGCAGCGCCTGCGTGCGCCGGCGCCCGTGCAGCAGCCGTCCGAGTACGAATCTCTCACCCCGCGCGAGCGCGAGACGCTGGCCTGGCTGGCACAAGGCGCCAGCAACAAGCAGATCGCGCGCACGCTGGATGTGGCCGAAAGCACCATCAAGGTGCACGTGCAGAACATTTTGCGCAAGCTGGGCCTGCAGAGCCGGGTGCAGGCGGCGGTGTATGCCGTCGAGCATGGCTTCGACAAGACGGATCGGGGTGGCTGA
- a CDS encoding TOBE domain-containing protein: MSQTPPTSPPIDLQGQLSMTVQGELLGGTRQVALLEAIASTGSITQAAKAIGVSYKGAWDTIDHMNQLAGEPLLERSSGGKGGGGTRLTQRGLQLVDNFRQIEAEHQKFLALLSRQAAGMADDYLLMRKMAMKTSARNQFTGTVHSIHTGAVNDEVVIDIGGGHQIVAVVTHDSVVSLGLQTGGPAIALVKSSSVLLATEVEDVRFSARNRLTGSISRVHPGAVNTEVVLDLGEGRSIAAIITQGSADALELAEGQRATALFKASSVILAVPV, translated from the coding sequence ATGTCTCAGACCCCCCCCACCAGTCCCCCGATCGACCTGCAAGGCCAGCTCAGCATGACCGTGCAGGGCGAGTTGCTCGGCGGCACCCGCCAGGTGGCGCTGCTCGAAGCGATCGCCAGCACCGGCTCCATCACCCAGGCCGCCAAGGCCATCGGCGTGAGCTACAAGGGCGCCTGGGACACCATCGATCACATGAACCAGCTCGCCGGCGAGCCCCTGCTCGAACGCAGCAGCGGCGGCAAGGGCGGCGGCGGCACGCGCCTCACGCAGCGTGGCCTCCAGCTGGTGGACAACTTTCGCCAGATCGAGGCAGAACACCAGAAGTTTCTCGCCTTGCTCTCCCGCCAGGCCGCCGGCATGGCGGACGACTATTTGCTCATGAGGAAAATGGCCATGAAAACCAGCGCACGCAACCAGTTCACCGGCACGGTCCACAGCATCCACACCGGTGCCGTCAACGACGAGGTGGTCATCGACATCGGCGGCGGCCACCAGATCGTCGCCGTGGTCACGCACGACAGCGTGGTCAGCCTGGGCCTGCAGACGGGTGGCCCGGCCATTGCACTGGTCAAGTCCTCCTCCGTGCTGCTGGCCACCGAAGTGGAGGATGTGCGCTTTTCCGCGCGCAACCGTCTGACGGGCAGCATCAGCCGCGTGCATCCCGGGGCCGTCAATACCGAGGTGGTGCTGGATCTGGGCGAGGGCCGCTCCATCGCCGCCATCATCACCCAGGGCAGCGCCGATGCACTGGAGCTGGCCGAAGGGCAGCGTGCCACGGCGTTGTTCAAGGCGTCCAGCGTGATTCTGGCAGTGCCGGTGTAA
- a CDS encoding nitrogen fixation protein NifQ, translating to MAACVSPLLLRPDGQRFTLADQLAQERQEPAERVVMHVMRAAQQGDLPLYAWTLGLPQAELLAMLHTLFPELSPLQALPEPHYRLLQAQVPPRKHRLARCLQACAAPDADPVHSEALARALAMVSAGESELWQDAGIASPQALLALLQAHFPGLPLAGQLPDKAWLWRWLDQPA from the coding sequence ATGGCGGCATGCGTCTCGCCCCTGTTGCTGCGGCCTGACGGCCAGCGCTTTACCCTGGCCGACCAGCTGGCGCAGGAGCGCCAGGAGCCGGCGGAGCGCGTGGTGATGCACGTGATGCGCGCCGCACAGCAGGGCGACCTGCCGCTGTATGCGTGGACGCTGGGCCTGCCACAGGCCGAGCTGCTCGCCATGCTGCACACCCTGTTCCCCGAATTGTCCCCACTGCAGGCCTTGCCCGAACCACACTACCGCCTGCTGCAGGCCCAGGTGCCGCCGCGCAAGCACCGGCTGGCCCGGTGCCTGCAGGCCTGTGCCGCGCCGGATGCCGATCCCGTGCACAGCGAAGCGCTGGCCCGCGCATTGGCCATGGTCAGCGCCGGCGAGAGTGAACTCTGGCAAGATGCAGGTATTGCCAGTCCGCAGGCCTTGCTGGCGCTGTTGCAGGCACACTTCCCCGGCCTGCCTCTTGCCGGACAGCTGCCCGACAAGGCCTGGCTATGGCGCTGGCTGGACCAGCCGGCCTGA
- a CDS encoding ATP-binding cassette domain-containing protein yields the protein MFDIAIDKVLHSGERRFHLQLQWRSEHRRVVLLGNSGAGKTLALKAIAGLLQPDAGHVRVAGRTLFDAAQGINLTPQQRHVGYVFQDYALFPHLTVRQNIGFGLQRGWRNPRPRARQPEVDQWLEALHIDPLAEQMPHQLSGGQRQRVALARALAAQPGALLLDEPFSALDPALRQTLRDELNGLQQRLQLPMVLITHDPEDARQLGDHIIHLQDGRVLREEFAHAPAGAQRTEHRDPVPEEVAHGGMRLAPVAAA from the coding sequence ATGTTCGATATCGCGATTGACAAGGTGCTGCATTCCGGCGAGCGGCGCTTCCATTTGCAGCTGCAGTGGCGCTCCGAACATCGCCGCGTGGTGCTGCTGGGCAACTCGGGTGCGGGCAAGACGCTCGCGCTCAAGGCCATTGCCGGCCTGCTGCAACCCGATGCCGGCCATGTGCGCGTGGCGGGGCGCACCTTGTTTGATGCGGCGCAGGGCATCAACCTGACGCCGCAGCAGCGCCACGTGGGTTATGTGTTCCAGGACTACGCGCTGTTCCCGCATCTGACGGTGCGCCAGAACATCGGCTTCGGCCTGCAGCGCGGCTGGCGCAATCCGCGCCCGCGTGCGCGCCAGCCCGAGGTGGACCAGTGGCTGGAGGCGCTGCACATCGACCCGCTGGCCGAGCAGATGCCGCACCAGCTTTCCGGTGGCCAGCGCCAGCGCGTGGCCCTGGCGCGCGCACTGGCGGCGCAACCCGGTGCGCTGCTGCTGGACGAGCCGTTTTCCGCGCTCGACCCGGCGCTGCGCCAGACCCTGCGCGACGAACTGAACGGTTTGCAGCAACGCCTGCAACTGCCCATGGTGCTGATCACGCACGACCCAGAGGATGCGCGCCAGCTGGGCGATCACATCATCCATCTGCAGGACGGCCGGGTGTTGCGCGAGGAATTCGCCCACGCGCCGGCAGGAGCGCAACGCACGGAGCACCGGGACCCGGTGCCGGAGGAGGTGGCACATGGCGGCATGCGTCTCGCCCCTGTTGCTGCGGCCTGA
- the modB gene encoding molybdate ABC transporter permease subunit has product MDQVASALTLSLKVAGLATLLDLVLGVAVGYLLARKRFPGRELLDTVLTLPMVMPPTVLGYYLLVLLGRKGWLGGWLQDTFGIHLIFTWQGAVIAASVVAFPLVFKPARAAFEAVDGRLEQAARVLGVSEWGVLWRVTLPLAWRGILAGVLLAFARAMGEFGATLMVAGSIPGQTQTLSIAVYEAVQAGQDDVANLLVLIISVTCVAILLAAGKLAPGRIASREG; this is encoded by the coding sequence ATGGATCAGGTCGCCTCCGCGCTCACGCTCTCGCTCAAGGTAGCGGGGCTGGCCACGCTGCTTGATCTGGTGCTGGGTGTGGCGGTGGGCTACCTGCTGGCGCGCAAGCGCTTTCCGGGGCGCGAGCTGCTCGATACCGTGCTCACGCTGCCCATGGTGATGCCGCCCACGGTGCTGGGCTACTACCTGCTGGTGCTGCTCGGCCGCAAGGGCTGGCTCGGTGGCTGGCTGCAGGACACTTTCGGCATCCACCTGATCTTTACCTGGCAGGGCGCGGTGATTGCGGCCAGCGTGGTGGCATTCCCGCTGGTATTCAAGCCGGCGCGCGCCGCCTTCGAGGCGGTGGATGGCCGGCTGGAGCAGGCTGCGCGCGTGCTCGGCGTGAGCGAGTGGGGCGTGCTCTGGCGCGTGACGCTGCCGCTGGCCTGGCGCGGCATTCTGGCCGGCGTGCTGCTGGCCTTTGCCCGTGCCATGGGCGAGTTCGGCGCCACGCTGATGGTCGCGGGCAGCATTCCCGGCCAGACGCAGACCCTGTCCATCGCCGTGTACGAAGCGGTGCAGGCCGGGCAGGACGATGTGGCCAACCTGCTGGTGCTGATCATTTCCGTCACCTGCGTGGCCATCCTGTTGGCCGCCGGCAAGTTGGCGCCCGGGCGCATTGCTTCGCGGGAGGGGTGA
- the modA gene encoding molybdate ABC transporter substrate-binding protein — MTPFRPVFRAVAIVALLGAGAAAHAADITVSAAASLTNAFKDIGQAYEKQYPDAKVRFNFAASGPLLQQIAKGAPVDVFASADQETMDKAQQQNLLQPGTRQDFARNTLVLIVPADSKLPLRTLADLRRAEVKRIAVGNPDSVPVGRYSKQALETAGQWTPLQPKVINTQSVRQSLDYVARGEVEAGFVYATDAAIMPQKVRTVFTVPTSKPVSYPIATIGSSQQQVEAKRFARYVLSPQGQAILQRYGFSKP; from the coding sequence ATGACCCCTTTCCGTCCTGTTTTCCGCGCAGTGGCCATCGTGGCCCTGCTGGGCGCCGGTGCCGCCGCACACGCCGCCGACATCACCGTCTCCGCCGCAGCCAGCCTGACCAACGCCTTCAAGGACATCGGCCAGGCATACGAAAAGCAGTACCCTGATGCCAAGGTGCGCTTCAACTTCGCGGCCTCGGGTCCGCTGCTGCAGCAGATCGCCAAGGGCGCGCCGGTGGACGTGTTCGCCTCGGCCGATCAGGAGACGATGGACAAGGCCCAGCAGCAAAACCTGCTGCAACCCGGCACCCGCCAGGACTTTGCCCGCAACACCCTGGTGCTGATCGTGCCGGCCGACAGCAAGCTGCCGCTGCGCACGCTGGCCGACCTGCGCCGTGCCGAGGTCAAGCGCATCGCAGTGGGTAATCCGGACAGCGTGCCGGTCGGCCGCTACAGCAAGCAGGCACTGGAAACCGCCGGCCAGTGGACGCCGCTGCAGCCCAAGGTGATCAACACGCAAAGCGTGCGCCAGTCGCTCGACTATGTGGCGCGCGGCGAGGTCGAGGCCGGCTTCGTCTACGCCACCGATGCAGCCATCATGCCGCAGAAGGTACGCACCGTATTCACCGTGCCCACCAGCAAGCCGGTGAGCTACCCGATCGCCACCATCGGCAGTAGCCAGCAGCAGGTCGAGGCCAAGCGCTTTGCCCGCTACGTGCTATCGCCGCAGGGACAGGCCATTCTGCAGCGCTACGGCTTCAGCAAGCCCTGA
- a CDS encoding carbonate dehydratase has protein sequence MIRKNPRGDLPQIHPSAFVDPTAILCGKVVVEENVFIGPYAVIRADEMNASGEIEPLVIGAHSNIQDGVVIHSKSGAAVTIGQRTSIAHRAIVHGPCTVGNGVFIGFNSVLFNCTVDDGCVVRYNAVVDGVHLPPGFYVHSTERIGPDTDLASLPQVPADASEFSEDVARTNNALVQGYKAIQNEF, from the coding sequence ATGATCCGCAAGAACCCCCGCGGCGATCTGCCGCAGATCCACCCCAGCGCCTTCGTCGACCCCACCGCCATCCTGTGCGGCAAGGTGGTCGTGGAAGAGAATGTATTTATCGGCCCCTACGCCGTGATTCGCGCCGACGAGATGAACGCCAGCGGCGAGATCGAACCGCTGGTGATCGGCGCCCATTCCAACATCCAGGATGGTGTGGTGATCCACTCCAAATCCGGTGCCGCGGTGACCATCGGACAGCGCACCTCCATCGCACACCGCGCCATCGTGCACGGCCCCTGCACGGTGGGCAATGGCGTGTTCATCGGCTTCAACAGCGTGCTGTTCAACTGCACCGTCGATGACGGCTGTGTGGTGCGCTACAACGCGGTGGTGGATGGCGTGCACCTGCCGCCGGGCTTCTATGTGCACTCCACCGAGCGCATCGGTCCGGATACCGACCTGGCCTCGCTGCCGCAGGTGCCGGCGGATGCCAGCGAGTTTTCCGAGGACGTGGCGCGTACCAATAATGCGCTGGTGCAGGGCTACAAGGCGATCCAGAACGAATTCTGA
- the narI gene encoding respiratory nitrate reductase subunit gamma, with protein MSYLHQFVFGIYPYIALTIFLLGSLIRFDREQYSWKSESSQVLYRGNLRMANILFHVGILGLFFGHLVGLLTPVIVWDTLGITHGQKQVFAMVMGGIFGVMCLIGVLMLLARRFGNERLAANTTWRDKLVMIWILVTLLLGLSTIAVSAGHLDGHQMVLLMSWAQHVVTFQGDAASFIADASWVFKLHLFMGMTLFVIFPFTRLVHVWSGFASVTYLGRAWQLVRPRRV; from the coding sequence ATGAGCTATCTGCACCAATTCGTTTTCGGAATCTATCCGTACATCGCGCTGACCATCTTCCTGCTGGGCAGCCTGATCCGCTTCGACCGCGAGCAGTATTCGTGGAAGTCGGAATCCAGCCAGGTGCTGTACCGCGGCAACCTGCGCATGGCCAACATCCTGTTCCACGTCGGCATCCTGGGTCTGTTCTTCGGCCATCTGGTCGGCCTGCTGACGCCGGTGATCGTGTGGGACACGCTGGGCATCACCCACGGCCAGAAGCAGGTCTTTGCCATGGTCATGGGCGGTATTTTTGGCGTGATGTGCCTGATCGGGGTGTTGATGCTGCTGGCGCGCCGTTTCGGCAACGAGCGCCTGGCGGCCAACACCACCTGGCGTGACAAGCTGGTCATGATCTGGATTCTGGTCACGCTGCTGCTGGGCCTGTCGACCATTGCCGTGTCTGCCGGGCACCTCGATGGCCACCAGATGGTGTTGCTGATGAGCTGGGCGCAGCATGTCGTTACCTTCCAGGGGGATGCCGCCAGCTTCATCGCCGATGCTTCCTGGGTGTTCAAGCTGCACCTGTTCATGGGCATGACGCTGTTCGTGATCTTCCCGTTCACCCGTCTGGTGCACGTGTGGAGCGGATTTGCGAGCGTGACGTATCTGGGGCGTGCGTGGCAGCTGGTGCGTCCGCGCCGCGTGTAA
- the narJ gene encoding nitrate reductase molybdenum cofactor assembly chaperone translates to MTSLHYQACSALLCYPEQELIEALPEIRSALSTRPALLAAVEPLLARLQGTELITLQEAYVATFDRNPSHSLHLFEHIHGEDRARGQAMVDLMEEYKAHGFEPVCEELPDYVPLFLEFLAQCEPDEATRLLGDAVHVLHYVAGKLQGNGSEYAGVLQAVVSLSPVAPLPLTVPPVRDMDEAMETFGPGVDGVEPLLKPSLPAVAPINFYAQRPAPAAAC, encoded by the coding sequence ATGACATCTTTGCATTACCAGGCATGTTCGGCATTGTTGTGTTATCCCGAACAGGAACTGATCGAAGCTTTGCCTGAGATCAGAAGCGCGCTGTCCACCCGGCCGGCGCTGCTGGCCGCGGTCGAGCCGCTGCTGGCGCGGCTGCAGGGCACCGAGCTGATCACGCTGCAGGAGGCCTATGTGGCCACCTTCGACCGCAATCCTTCGCACTCGCTGCACCTATTCGAGCACATCCATGGCGAGGACCGCGCTCGCGGCCAGGCCATGGTGGACCTGATGGAAGAGTACAAGGCGCACGGCTTCGAGCCGGTGTGCGAAGAGCTGCCGGACTATGTGCCGCTGTTCCTGGAATTCCTCGCCCAGTGCGAGCCGGACGAGGCCACGCGCCTGCTGGGCGATGCGGTGCACGTGCTGCACTACGTGGCCGGCAAGCTGCAAGGCAACGGCTCGGAATACGCCGGCGTGCTGCAGGCGGTGGTCAGCCTCTCGCCCGTGGCGCCGCTGCCGCTCACCGTGCCGCCCGTGCGCGACATGGATGAAGCCATGGAAACCTTCGGCCCCGGCGTGGATGGCGTCGAGCCGCTGCTCAAGCCGTCCCTGCCTGCCGTGGCACCGATCAACTTTTACGCGCAGCGGCCCGCCCCGGCGGCCGCCTGCTGA
- the narH gene encoding nitrate reductase subunit beta translates to MKIRAQIGMVLNLDKCIGCHTCSVTCKNVWTSRDGVEYAWFNNVETKPGIGFPKNWEDQEQWKGGWVLDEAGKLQPKQGGKAKILSNIFANPNLPQIDEYYEPFTYDYEHLQNAPEMKTPPTARPVSVLTGKKMDKIEWGPNWEDDLGGEFHKRAKDALFEGIQKDMYSAFENTFMMYLPRLCEHCLNPTCVASCPSGSIYKREDDGIVLIDQDKCRGWRMCISGCPYKKIYYNWTSGKAEKCIFCYPRIEAGQPTVCSETCVGRIRYLGVLLYDADKIEAAASMQDEQDLYQAQLDLFLNPHDPAIIEEARKQGIPEAWLDAAKKSPVYKMAMEWKVAFPLHPEYRTLPMVWYIPPLSPIQSAMENGLIGENGIIPDVKDLRIPIQYLANLLTAGKEEPVIQALETMVAMRRYMRKKSVEKVTDESTLAGTHLSGAQVEEMYQIMAIANYEDRFVIPTSHKEVVENTFDEKAACGFTFGNGCSTGTSQESLFGRKKASPIVFHDMRKQLKANREK, encoded by the coding sequence ATGAAAATCAGAGCGCAAATCGGCATGGTGCTGAACCTGGACAAGTGCATCGGTTGCCACACCTGCTCGGTCACCTGCAAGAACGTCTGGACCAGCCGCGACGGCGTGGAATACGCCTGGTTCAACAACGTGGAAACCAAGCCCGGCATCGGCTTTCCGAAGAACTGGGAAGACCAGGAGCAATGGAAAGGCGGCTGGGTGCTGGATGAGGCCGGCAAGCTGCAGCCCAAGCAGGGCGGCAAGGCCAAGATCCTGTCCAACATCTTCGCCAATCCCAACCTGCCGCAGATCGACGAGTACTACGAGCCGTTCACTTACGACTACGAGCACCTGCAGAACGCCCCCGAGATGAAGACGCCGCCCACGGCGCGCCCCGTCTCGGTGCTGACCGGCAAGAAGATGGACAAGATCGAGTGGGGCCCGAACTGGGAAGACGACCTGGGCGGCGAGTTCCACAAGCGCGCCAAGGACGCGCTGTTCGAAGGCATCCAGAAGGATATGTACTCGGCCTTCGAGAACACCTTCATGATGTACCTGCCGCGCCTGTGCGAGCACTGCCTCAACCCCACCTGCGTGGCTTCCTGCCCGAGCGGCTCGATCTACAAGCGCGAGGACGACGGCATCGTGCTGATCGACCAGGACAAGTGTCGCGGCTGGCGCATGTGCATCAGCGGCTGCCCGTACAAGAAGATCTACTACAACTGGACCAGCGGCAAGGCCGAGAAATGCATCTTCTGCTATCCGCGCATCGAGGCCGGCCAGCCCACCGTGTGCTCCGAAACCTGCGTGGGCCGCATCCGCTATCTGGGCGTGCTGCTGTATGACGCCGACAAGATCGAAGCCGCTGCCAGCATGCAGGACGAACAGGACCTGTACCAGGCCCAGCTCGACCTGTTCCTGAACCCGCACGACCCCGCCATCATCGAGGAAGCGCGCAAGCAGGGCATCCCCGAAGCCTGGCTGGACGCCGCGAAGAAATCCCCCGTCTACAAGATGGCGATGGAATGGAAGGTGGCCTTCCCGCTGCACCCGGAATACCGCACGCTGCCGATGGTGTGGTACATCCCGCCGCTGTCCCCGATTCAGAGCGCCATGGAAAACGGCCTGATCGGCGAGAACGGCATCATCCCCGACGTGAAGGACCTGCGCATCCCGATTCAGTACCTGGCCAACCTGCTCACGGCCGGCAAGGAAGAACCGGTGATCCAGGCGCTGGAAACCATGGTCGCCATGCGCCGCTACATGCGCAAGAAGAGCGTGGAGAAAGTCACCGACGAGAGCACGCTGGCCGGCACGCACCTGAGCGGCGCGCAGGTGGAAGAGATGTACCAGATCATGGCCATCGCCAACTACGAGGACCGCTTCGTCATCCCCACCTCGCACAAGGAAGTGGTGGAAAACACCTTCGACGAGAAGGCGGCCTGCGGCTTTACCTTCGGCAACGGCTGCTCCACCGGCACCAGCCAGGAAAGCCTGTTCGGCCGCAAGAAGGCGTCGCCCATCGTGTTCCACGACATGCGCAAGCAGCTCAAGGCCAACCGCGAGAAATAA